Proteins from a genomic interval of Diprion similis isolate iyDipSimi1 chromosome 10, iyDipSimi1.1, whole genome shotgun sequence:
- the LOC124411764 gene encoding cAMP-regulated phosphoprotein 21 isoform X1, producing the protein MPSLPYSRHEPLVGAKSSKSVPNMIGGTTNVANESCPTSTSSSSPSVSISSSTPGSTSTVSAVASDKSDHLHKNQRNRSHTKIKLLVRSHAMRESTSPPREPNGLHPAQDAEKITARNSSTSPGRPKPLNNNNEPMLDSNIPTLTSDVEKKMRDSLPVSQTCPNSIRNGQLGSPEALPPKNATPVVDEIKTDAKSPTEVGNYSNCGSNISPGLSQTSSLPHSQQTSKPNHGLQHSPRSTNLAQQMHSNERNRSEQTKSNSTSSLSFTCNVPCSNQCGNSSSSNNNNNNNNNTLSVSRPGSRHKMRHRNASQGSFDATSPSISRDSSTELYTDSTGIDLEQFIGDTLNRNQKDRTVLLRIERELVDFARDRQRVCHKFPNMSSYNRMLVHRVAAYFGMEHNVDQTGLCVVVTRTKNTRIPDTRFKESIRDDIVLNEEPKRSILKRDSNSFEESFNFKSPDRFIADYCRRSKSFEEREEEYERARRRIFKDSSGESTEAASWPWSSAESSDAPPKPRMSHTLISDHRNRQSMLLKVESFHENGSQRRPSVPKSYSFGGYAAGGMLSRDNSITSTRSAGARLTKQDSGTSTCSRLSPSSSGYKSQSQRSDATISPSPSPSPVMPAGRSNSRISGQELVPSSPNGNTQQTVIWAVTDIASVPVGSVIIDPRTNLTYKNSDGSVYRFDPENPPKISPDCDRSEKRVSGETEEEEEEPEEEEERPVIEKNCFPPEKIPEQHKKRARHEKNSNQQAAMFTNSATSPSPPFDTTTTQVSQQLPVSRAQQQQQKHGGQQHTLVKNYAPHVYNHGQQVPPQTPCASYMSPGSQANNQGVYLMHARPSSAITISSYQPSAQIRVDGTPQGTERGDMICCNQNPMIASYQIPGMQPGIPPQPYEEVAELSGFIGMNLYDQRGAGDSQPITVAAQPYQHSPQTQNHPTHRTQPGSPACWQSHTSQIPLRGNNLIQVQPAMYFVPPSPAGISNGPTPIDARQHLQRFAAAYSYNHSSGVPAPTNQTAPNYVGGYPAPTIPAVSVIPGMQSPQAEFSYQPTTHVIPTYYNPGQASMQPTPMMYGVPTPPNTPTTSQMSSVTPLMYVNSNGYPPSALIAGSAFGHQVGGSAGQSASSYMGAALVPNVMLRQAIPAVSGIRASTPSSLRRTSRSPDAGQEIFGAGGRDRNPQPQYQLPLCQGVHIVQGVHGNPRLQYAPAPSPLSSVAQGCPRPYRPPSYTASTSNEGAKNSVDNRNQKLRKHR; encoded by the exons ATGCCCTCCCTTCCATACTCAAGGCACGAACCCCTCGTTGGTGCAAAGTCGAGTAAATCAGTCCCAAATATGATAGGCGGGacaacaaatgtcgccaacgAATCCTGCCCCACATCCACGTCTTCGTCCTCACCATCGGTCTCCATTTCTAGTTCAACTCCAGGCTCTACCTCTACAGTTTCCGCCGTTGCCTCTGACAAATCGGATCATCTGCATAAGAATCAGCGAAACAGG TCTCACACCAAAATAAAGCTCCTAGTCAGAAGTCACGCGATGAGAGAGTCGACTTCACCCCCTAGAGAACCCAATGGTCTGCACCCTGCGCAGGACGCAGAGAAAATCACAGCCAGGAACTCATCAACCAGTCCTGGCAGGCCGAAACCacttaataacaataatgaaccGATGCTTGACAGCAATATACCAACCTTGACAAGcgatgttgagaaaaaaatgagggaTTCCCTCCCTGTCTCTCAGACCTGTCCAAACTCTATACGAAATG GGCAACTTGGCTCCCCAGAAGCACTTCCGCCAAAGAACGCCACGCCTGTTGTTGACGAGATCAAAACAGACGCCAAGAGTCCGACTGAAGTGGGGAACTACAGTAATTGTGGGTCAAACATTTCCCCAGGGCTTTCGCAGACATCTTCGCTGCCCCATTCGCAGCAGACCTCAAAACCGAACCACGGACTGCAACATTCGCCCAGAAGCACAAATCTGGCTCAGCAAATGCACAGCAATGAGAGGAACAGGAGTGAACAGACAAAGTCCAACTCTACCTCATCATTGTCATTCACCTGCAATGTTCCATGTTCTAATCAGTGTGgaaacagcagcagcagcaacaacaacaataacaacaacaacaataccCTCTCCGTCAGCAGACCAGGGTCTAGGCACAAAATGCGACATCGCAACGCTTCACAAGGCAGCTTCGATGCAACTTCACCCAGTATTTCACGAG ACAGCAGCACAGAGCTATACACCGACAGCACAGGCATAGACTTGGAGCAGTTTATAGGCGACACATTAAATCGGAATCAAAAGGACCGCACGGTTCTGCTCCGGATCGAACGTGAGCTTGTTGATTTTGCTCGAGACAGACAAAGAGTGTGTCATAAATTCCCCAACATGTCATCGTACAACCGGATGCTTGTGCATCGCGTTGCCGCGTACTTTGGCATGGAGCACAACGTCGACCAAACTGGCCTCTGCGTTGTTGTGACGAGAACAAAGAACACCAGGATCCCGGACACGAGGTTCAAGGAGAGTATCAGGGACGATATAGTCCTCAACGAGGAACCCAAACGCAGCATATTGAAGAGAGACTCGAACTCATTTGAGGAGAGTTTTAACTTCAAGTCCCCGGATCGTTTCATAGCAGACTATTGCAGGCGCAGTAAAAGCTTTGAAGAACGAGAGGAAGAGTACGAAAGAGCGAGACGCAGGATATTCAAAGACAGCAGTGGCGAAAGCACTGAGGCAGCATCTTGGCCATGGTCGTCTGCCGAGAGTTCAGACGCGCCGCCTAAACCCAGGATGTCTCACACGTTGATCTCTGATCACCGCAACAG GCAGTCAATGCTCCTGAAGGTGGAATCCTTTCACGAAAATGGATCCCAACGCCGACCCTCGGTCCCAAAGTCTTACAGCTTCGGTGGATATGCTGCAGGTGGCATGCTGTCTCGGGATAACAGCATCACTTCTACACGAAGTGCTGGAGCTCGACTTACTAAACAAG ATTCAGGAACGAGTACTTGCTCGCGTTTAAGTCCGTCCAGTAGTGGTTACAAATCCCAGAGTCAGCGAAGCGACGCAACGATATCTCCCTCGCCATCGCCTTCACCAGTGATGCCTGCGGGACGGAGCAATTCGCGAATATCTGGTCAAGAGTTGGTACCCTCGAGTCCTAACGGAAACACGCAGCAGACCGTCATCTGGGCAGTTACCGACATAGCGAGTGTGCCGGTGGGCAGCGTGATAATAGATCCTCGAACCAACCTGACGTATAAGAACTCGGACGGCTCTGTGTATCGTTTCGATCCTGAAAATCCGCCGAAGATTTCCCCAGATTGTGATCGAAGTGAGAAAAGAGTATCTGGGGAaacggaggaggaggaggaggagccggaagaggaggaggaacggccggtaatcgaaaaaaattgtttccctCCTGAAAAAATCCCGGAGCAACACAAAAAGCGTGCGAGACATGAAAAGAACAGCAATCAGCAAGCCGCGATGTTCACCAACTCCGCGACCTCACCGAGTCCCCCATTCGATACAACGACCACGCAGGTTTCTCAGCAACTTCCGGTCTCTCGGgcgcagcaacaacagcaaaaACATGGAGGGCAGCAACACACTCTAGTCAAAAATTATGCCCCACACGTTTACAATCATGGGCAACAAGTCCCCCCTCAAACTCCATGTGCGAGCTACATGTCGCCTGGTTCGCAGGCGAACAATCAGGGCGTTTATCTGATGCATGCTAGACCTTCGTCAGCTATCACGATATCCTCTTACCAGCCTTCGGCACAAATTCGCGTTGATGGAACCCCGCAGGGAACCGAACGCGGAGATATGATCTGCTGCAATCAAAATCCCATGATTGCGAGTTATCAAATTCCAGGAATGCAGCCTGGAATTCCTCCGCAGCCTTACGAG GAGGTTGCTGAACTCTCGGGCTTCATTGGCATGAATTTATACGACCAAAGGGGAGCTGGAGACAGCCAGCCTATTACCGTCGCTGCACAACCTTACCAGCATTCACCACAAACTCAAAATCATCCCACGCATCGTACGCAGCCTGGCTCCCCTGCCTGCTGGCAATCACATACTAGTCAAATTCCA TTACGTGGTAATAACTTGATACAGGTACAACCGGCGATGTATTTTGTACCTCCGTCACCAGCGGGCATTTCCAACGGTCCAACTCCCATCGACGCAAGGCAGCACCTCCAGAGATTCGCAGCTGCTTATTCCTACAATCACTCTAGTGGTGTGCCTGCGCCGACAAATCAGACTGCTC CCAATTACGTCGGCGGATATCCAGCACCGACGATACCGGCCGTGTCTGTAATTCCTGGAATGCAATCACCTCAGGCAGAGTTTTCCTATCAACCTACGACGCATGTTATACCAACCTATTATAATCCAGGACAGGCCAGCATGCAACCCACCCCTATGATGTACGGGGTTCCAACACCGCCGAACACGCCTACGACCAGTCAG ATGTCTAGTGTCACCCCTCTGATGTACGTCAACTCGAACGGCTATCCACCCTCAGCGTTGATAGCGGGTAGTGCATTTGGGCATCAAGTTGGAGGGAGCGCTGGACAGTCCGCATCTTCCTATATGGGTGCAGCCCTCGTTCCCAACGTTATGTTGCGGCAGGCAATTCCTGCG GTGAGCGGAATAAGGGCCTCGACGCCGTCTAGTCTTCGAAGAACAAGCAGATCACCCGATGCTGGTCAGGAAATATTCGGGGCTGGTGGAAGGGACAGGAATCCACAACCTCAATATCAGCTGCCGCTGTGCCAGGGCGTACACATCGTTCAAG GTGTCCATGGAAATCCCAGGCTCCAGTATGCGCCTGCACCATCTCCGCTCTCTTCTGTAGCCCAAGGATGTCCCCGACCATATCGCCCGCCGTCCTACACCGCAAGCACTTCGAACGAAGGAGCGAAAAATTCAGTTGACAATAGAAACCAAAAGCTGCGAAAGCACAGGTAG
- the LOC124411764 gene encoding cAMP-regulated phosphoprotein 21 isoform X2 produces MPSLPYSRHEPLVGAKSSKSVPNMIGGTTNVANESCPTSTSSSSPSVSISSSTPGSTSTVSAVASDKSDHLHKNQRNRSHTKIKLLVRSHAMRESTSPPREPNGLHPAQDAEKITARNSSTSPGRPKPLNNNNEPMLDSNIPTLTSDVEKKMRDSLPVSQTCPNSIRNGQLGSPEALPPKNATPVVDEIKTDAKSPTEVGNYSNCGSNISPGLSQTSSLPHSQQTSKPNHGLQHSPRSTNLAQQMHSNERNRSEQTKSNSTSSLSFTCNVPCSNQCGNSSSSNNNNNNNNNTLSVSRPGSRHKMRHRNASQGSFDATSPSISRDSSTELYTDSTGIDLEQFIGDTLNRNQKDRTVLLRIERELVDFARDRQRVCHKFPNMSSYNRMLVHRVAAYFGMEHNVDQTGLCVVVTRTKNTRIPDTRFKESIRDDIVLNEEPKRSILKRDSNSFEESFNFKSPDRFIADYCRRSKSFEEREEEYERARRRIFKDSSGESTEAASWPWSSAESSDAPPKPRMSHTLISDHRNRQSMLLKVESFHENGSQRRPSVPKSYSFGGYAAGGMLSRDNSITSTRSAGARLTKQDSGTSTCSRLSPSSSGYKSQSQRSDATISPSPSPSPVMPAGRSNSRISGQELVPSSPNGNTQQTVIWAVTDIASVPVGSVIIDPRTNLTYKNSDGSVYRFDPENPPKISPDCDRSEKRVSGETEEEEEEPEEEEERPVIEKNCFPPEKIPEQHKKRARHEKNSNQQAAMFTNSATSPSPPFDTTTTQVSQQLPVSRAQQQQQKHGGQQHTLVKNYAPHVYNHGQQVPPQTPCASYMSPGSQANNQGVYLMHARPSSAITISSYQPSAQIRVDGTPQGTERGDMICCNQNPMIASYQIPGMQPGIPPQPYEEVAELSGFIGMNLYDQRGAGDSQPITVAAQPYQHSPQTQNHPTHRTQPGSPACWQSHTSQIPVQPAMYFVPPSPAGISNGPTPIDARQHLQRFAAAYSYNHSSGVPAPTNQTAPNYVGGYPAPTIPAVSVIPGMQSPQAEFSYQPTTHVIPTYYNPGQASMQPTPMMYGVPTPPNTPTTSQMSSVTPLMYVNSNGYPPSALIAGSAFGHQVGGSAGQSASSYMGAALVPNVMLRQAIPAVSGIRASTPSSLRRTSRSPDAGQEIFGAGGRDRNPQPQYQLPLCQGVHIVQGVHGNPRLQYAPAPSPLSSVAQGCPRPYRPPSYTASTSNEGAKNSVDNRNQKLRKHR; encoded by the exons ATGCCCTCCCTTCCATACTCAAGGCACGAACCCCTCGTTGGTGCAAAGTCGAGTAAATCAGTCCCAAATATGATAGGCGGGacaacaaatgtcgccaacgAATCCTGCCCCACATCCACGTCTTCGTCCTCACCATCGGTCTCCATTTCTAGTTCAACTCCAGGCTCTACCTCTACAGTTTCCGCCGTTGCCTCTGACAAATCGGATCATCTGCATAAGAATCAGCGAAACAGG TCTCACACCAAAATAAAGCTCCTAGTCAGAAGTCACGCGATGAGAGAGTCGACTTCACCCCCTAGAGAACCCAATGGTCTGCACCCTGCGCAGGACGCAGAGAAAATCACAGCCAGGAACTCATCAACCAGTCCTGGCAGGCCGAAACCacttaataacaataatgaaccGATGCTTGACAGCAATATACCAACCTTGACAAGcgatgttgagaaaaaaatgagggaTTCCCTCCCTGTCTCTCAGACCTGTCCAAACTCTATACGAAATG GGCAACTTGGCTCCCCAGAAGCACTTCCGCCAAAGAACGCCACGCCTGTTGTTGACGAGATCAAAACAGACGCCAAGAGTCCGACTGAAGTGGGGAACTACAGTAATTGTGGGTCAAACATTTCCCCAGGGCTTTCGCAGACATCTTCGCTGCCCCATTCGCAGCAGACCTCAAAACCGAACCACGGACTGCAACATTCGCCCAGAAGCACAAATCTGGCTCAGCAAATGCACAGCAATGAGAGGAACAGGAGTGAACAGACAAAGTCCAACTCTACCTCATCATTGTCATTCACCTGCAATGTTCCATGTTCTAATCAGTGTGgaaacagcagcagcagcaacaacaacaataacaacaacaacaataccCTCTCCGTCAGCAGACCAGGGTCTAGGCACAAAATGCGACATCGCAACGCTTCACAAGGCAGCTTCGATGCAACTTCACCCAGTATTTCACGAG ACAGCAGCACAGAGCTATACACCGACAGCACAGGCATAGACTTGGAGCAGTTTATAGGCGACACATTAAATCGGAATCAAAAGGACCGCACGGTTCTGCTCCGGATCGAACGTGAGCTTGTTGATTTTGCTCGAGACAGACAAAGAGTGTGTCATAAATTCCCCAACATGTCATCGTACAACCGGATGCTTGTGCATCGCGTTGCCGCGTACTTTGGCATGGAGCACAACGTCGACCAAACTGGCCTCTGCGTTGTTGTGACGAGAACAAAGAACACCAGGATCCCGGACACGAGGTTCAAGGAGAGTATCAGGGACGATATAGTCCTCAACGAGGAACCCAAACGCAGCATATTGAAGAGAGACTCGAACTCATTTGAGGAGAGTTTTAACTTCAAGTCCCCGGATCGTTTCATAGCAGACTATTGCAGGCGCAGTAAAAGCTTTGAAGAACGAGAGGAAGAGTACGAAAGAGCGAGACGCAGGATATTCAAAGACAGCAGTGGCGAAAGCACTGAGGCAGCATCTTGGCCATGGTCGTCTGCCGAGAGTTCAGACGCGCCGCCTAAACCCAGGATGTCTCACACGTTGATCTCTGATCACCGCAACAG GCAGTCAATGCTCCTGAAGGTGGAATCCTTTCACGAAAATGGATCCCAACGCCGACCCTCGGTCCCAAAGTCTTACAGCTTCGGTGGATATGCTGCAGGTGGCATGCTGTCTCGGGATAACAGCATCACTTCTACACGAAGTGCTGGAGCTCGACTTACTAAACAAG ATTCAGGAACGAGTACTTGCTCGCGTTTAAGTCCGTCCAGTAGTGGTTACAAATCCCAGAGTCAGCGAAGCGACGCAACGATATCTCCCTCGCCATCGCCTTCACCAGTGATGCCTGCGGGACGGAGCAATTCGCGAATATCTGGTCAAGAGTTGGTACCCTCGAGTCCTAACGGAAACACGCAGCAGACCGTCATCTGGGCAGTTACCGACATAGCGAGTGTGCCGGTGGGCAGCGTGATAATAGATCCTCGAACCAACCTGACGTATAAGAACTCGGACGGCTCTGTGTATCGTTTCGATCCTGAAAATCCGCCGAAGATTTCCCCAGATTGTGATCGAAGTGAGAAAAGAGTATCTGGGGAaacggaggaggaggaggaggagccggaagaggaggaggaacggccggtaatcgaaaaaaattgtttccctCCTGAAAAAATCCCGGAGCAACACAAAAAGCGTGCGAGACATGAAAAGAACAGCAATCAGCAAGCCGCGATGTTCACCAACTCCGCGACCTCACCGAGTCCCCCATTCGATACAACGACCACGCAGGTTTCTCAGCAACTTCCGGTCTCTCGGgcgcagcaacaacagcaaaaACATGGAGGGCAGCAACACACTCTAGTCAAAAATTATGCCCCACACGTTTACAATCATGGGCAACAAGTCCCCCCTCAAACTCCATGTGCGAGCTACATGTCGCCTGGTTCGCAGGCGAACAATCAGGGCGTTTATCTGATGCATGCTAGACCTTCGTCAGCTATCACGATATCCTCTTACCAGCCTTCGGCACAAATTCGCGTTGATGGAACCCCGCAGGGAACCGAACGCGGAGATATGATCTGCTGCAATCAAAATCCCATGATTGCGAGTTATCAAATTCCAGGAATGCAGCCTGGAATTCCTCCGCAGCCTTACGAG GAGGTTGCTGAACTCTCGGGCTTCATTGGCATGAATTTATACGACCAAAGGGGAGCTGGAGACAGCCAGCCTATTACCGTCGCTGCACAACCTTACCAGCATTCACCACAAACTCAAAATCATCCCACGCATCGTACGCAGCCTGGCTCCCCTGCCTGCTGGCAATCACATACTAGTCAAATTCCA GTACAACCGGCGATGTATTTTGTACCTCCGTCACCAGCGGGCATTTCCAACGGTCCAACTCCCATCGACGCAAGGCAGCACCTCCAGAGATTCGCAGCTGCTTATTCCTACAATCACTCTAGTGGTGTGCCTGCGCCGACAAATCAGACTGCTC CCAATTACGTCGGCGGATATCCAGCACCGACGATACCGGCCGTGTCTGTAATTCCTGGAATGCAATCACCTCAGGCAGAGTTTTCCTATCAACCTACGACGCATGTTATACCAACCTATTATAATCCAGGACAGGCCAGCATGCAACCCACCCCTATGATGTACGGGGTTCCAACACCGCCGAACACGCCTACGACCAGTCAG ATGTCTAGTGTCACCCCTCTGATGTACGTCAACTCGAACGGCTATCCACCCTCAGCGTTGATAGCGGGTAGTGCATTTGGGCATCAAGTTGGAGGGAGCGCTGGACAGTCCGCATCTTCCTATATGGGTGCAGCCCTCGTTCCCAACGTTATGTTGCGGCAGGCAATTCCTGCG GTGAGCGGAATAAGGGCCTCGACGCCGTCTAGTCTTCGAAGAACAAGCAGATCACCCGATGCTGGTCAGGAAATATTCGGGGCTGGTGGAAGGGACAGGAATCCACAACCTCAATATCAGCTGCCGCTGTGCCAGGGCGTACACATCGTTCAAG GTGTCCATGGAAATCCCAGGCTCCAGTATGCGCCTGCACCATCTCCGCTCTCTTCTGTAGCCCAAGGATGTCCCCGACCATATCGCCCGCCGTCCTACACCGCAAGCACTTCGAACGAAGGAGCGAAAAATTCAGTTGACAATAGAAACCAAAAGCTGCGAAAGCACAGGTAG
- the LOC124411768 gene encoding metaxin-2 isoform X1, with the protein MPDVLLSDTIAMELGAQEPWPQPIKLYQPYEVEQILLPDNANCLAVQAYLKMCGLEFQIEPRSNAEYMSPSGRVPFIQCGAFLVSEFDPIVSFISSKGSSLSGELGATDKADMRAYISLVNNVLVNAEQYVCWVDQATLNSVTKPRHGSVYPWPLNHLLNWQKQNQITKKLNVLGWYNKSLDEVFGEVKNCCTALAERLEGKTYFFGDEPTELDALVFGHIHALTTTSFLPSACGMSATIGKFQQLIEHCRSVNTLYFKKESDISVGQVHLPDTISQDSLCNSTGSLECLFPLTEDSFGMLKVNEKNDSLEETCHLDLKEFVIG; encoded by the exons ATGCCAGATGTTCTACTCTCAGATACGATAGCCATGGAGTTAGGAG CTCAAGAGCCTTGGCCGCAGCCGATAAAATTGTATCAGCCATATGAGGTTGAGCAAATCCTGCTCCCTGACAATGCAAACTGCCTGGCGGTTCAGGCGTACCTGAAAATGTGTGGCCTGGAGTTCCAAATTGAACCGAGAAGCAACGCGGAATACATGTCTCCCTCGGGAAGAGTCCCTTTTATTCAATGTGGGGCTTTCCTTGTATCGGAGTTCGACCCGATCGTCTCCTTCATCAGCAGCAAGGGTTCCAGTCTTTCCGGAGAGCTTGGGGCAACTGATAAGGCTGATATGCGAGCTTACATATCGCTCGTTAATAATGTGCTAGTTAATGCTGAACAGTATGTCTGTTGGGTAGATCAGGCCACCTTGAATTCCGTCACTAAGCCCAGGCACGGCAGCGTATATCCTTGGCCTCTGAATCACCTTCTTAACTGGCAAAAGCAGAATCAGATTACAAAGAAACTCAATGTCTTGGGCTGGTACAATAAAAGTCTTGACGAGGTATTTGGTGAGGTCAAGAACTGCTGCACAGCACTTGCCGAGAGACTCGAAGGAAAAACCTACTTCTTTGGTGACGA GCCAACTGAATTGGATGCTTTAGTGTTTGGCCACATTCATGCCCTGACCACTacatccttccttccttctgcCTGCGGAATGTCTGCTACAATAGGCAAATTCCAGCAGCTCATTGAACACTGTCGTTCAGTGAACACTCTCTATTTCAAAAAGGAATCAGATATTTCTGTTGGCCAAGTGCACCTGCCTGATACCATATCCCAAGATTCACTTTGCAACTCTACCGGATCCCTTGAGTGCCTTTTTCCTCTTACAGAAGATTCATTCGGCATGTTGAAAGTGAATGAGAAGAATGATTCCTTGGAAGAAACCTGCCATCtagatttgaaagaatttgtAATCGGTTGA
- the LOC124411768 gene encoding metaxin-2 isoform X3, with the protein MPDVLLSDTIAMELGAQEPWPQPIKLYQPYEVEQILLPDNANCLAVQAYLKMCGLEFQIEPRSNAEYMSPSGRVPFIQCGAFLVSEFDPIVSFISSKGSSLSGELGATDKADMRAYISLVNNVLVNAEQYVCWVDQATLNSVTKPRHGSVYPWPLNHLLNWQKQNQITKKLNVLGWYNKSLDEVFGEVKNCCTALAERLEGKTYFFGDDSPNELDALAFGHIFTILTTPLPNNSLANIVKSYPTLVNLCKRIEARYFQRTEDD; encoded by the exons ATGCCAGATGTTCTACTCTCAGATACGATAGCCATGGAGTTAGGAG CTCAAGAGCCTTGGCCGCAGCCGATAAAATTGTATCAGCCATATGAGGTTGAGCAAATCCTGCTCCCTGACAATGCAAACTGCCTGGCGGTTCAGGCGTACCTGAAAATGTGTGGCCTGGAGTTCCAAATTGAACCGAGAAGCAACGCGGAATACATGTCTCCCTCGGGAAGAGTCCCTTTTATTCAATGTGGGGCTTTCCTTGTATCGGAGTTCGACCCGATCGTCTCCTTCATCAGCAGCAAGGGTTCCAGTCTTTCCGGAGAGCTTGGGGCAACTGATAAGGCTGATATGCGAGCTTACATATCGCTCGTTAATAATGTGCTAGTTAATGCTGAACAGTATGTCTGTTGGGTAGATCAGGCCACCTTGAATTCCGTCACTAAGCCCAGGCACGGCAGCGTATATCCTTGGCCTCTGAATCACCTTCTTAACTGGCAAAAGCAGAATCAGATTACAAAGAAACTCAATGTCTTGGGCTGGTACAATAAAAGTCTTGACGAGGTATTTGGTGAGGTCAAGAACTGCTGCACAGCACTTGCCGAGAGACTCGAAGGAAAAACCTACTTCTTTGGTGACGA CAGTCCAAATGAACTCGATGCTCTGGCCTTTGGACACATCTTCACGATCCTTACAACACCACTGCCTAACAACTCATTGGCTAACATCGTCAAGAGCTATCCGACCTTGGTCAACTTGTGCAAGCGAATCGAGGCCAGGTACTTCCAGCGCACAGAAGATGACTAA
- the LOC124411768 gene encoding metaxin-2 isoform X2, which produces MPDVLLSDTIAMELGAQEPWPQPIKLYQPYEVEQILLPDNANCLAVQAYLKMCGLEFQIEPRSNAEYMSPSGRVPFIQCGAFLVSEFDPIVSFISSKGSSLSGELGATDKADMRAYISLVNNVLVNAEQYVCWVDQATLNSVTKPRHGSVYPWPLNHLLNWQKQNQITKKLNVLGWYNKSLDEVFGEVKNCCTALAERLEGKTYFFGDDSQNYSSPNELDALAFGHIFTILTTPLPNNSLANIVKSYPTLVNLCKRIEARYFQRTEDD; this is translated from the exons ATGCCAGATGTTCTACTCTCAGATACGATAGCCATGGAGTTAGGAG CTCAAGAGCCTTGGCCGCAGCCGATAAAATTGTATCAGCCATATGAGGTTGAGCAAATCCTGCTCCCTGACAATGCAAACTGCCTGGCGGTTCAGGCGTACCTGAAAATGTGTGGCCTGGAGTTCCAAATTGAACCGAGAAGCAACGCGGAATACATGTCTCCCTCGGGAAGAGTCCCTTTTATTCAATGTGGGGCTTTCCTTGTATCGGAGTTCGACCCGATCGTCTCCTTCATCAGCAGCAAGGGTTCCAGTCTTTCCGGAGAGCTTGGGGCAACTGATAAGGCTGATATGCGAGCTTACATATCGCTCGTTAATAATGTGCTAGTTAATGCTGAACAGTATGTCTGTTGGGTAGATCAGGCCACCTTGAATTCCGTCACTAAGCCCAGGCACGGCAGCGTATATCCTTGGCCTCTGAATCACCTTCTTAACTGGCAAAAGCAGAATCAGATTACAAAGAAACTCAATGTCTTGGGCTGGTACAATAAAAGTCTTGACGAGGTATTTGGTGAGGTCAAGAACTGCTGCACAGCACTTGCCGAGAGACTCGAAGGAAAAACCTACTTCTTTGGTGACGA CTCTCAAAATTATAGCAGTCCAAATGAACTCGATGCTCTGGCCTTTGGACACATCTTCACGATCCTTACAACACCACTGCCTAACAACTCATTGGCTAACATCGTCAAGAGCTATCCGACCTTGGTCAACTTGTGCAAGCGAATCGAGGCCAGGTACTTCCAGCGCACAGAAGATGACTAA